In the Wyeomyia smithii strain HCP4-BCI-WySm-NY-G18 chromosome 2, ASM2978416v1, whole genome shotgun sequence genome, one interval contains:
- the LOC129720298 gene encoding uncharacterized protein LOC129720298 — protein MIAVIQQQTNLAKLLQYLVLTYISSNSYCTIIYHDSIITSGQQECNQYCDFFAAVIAALEGYPVMWIRTENDKNYLRFNDAIEHGCQSYITVTHDLMDFIRLKLKETTMQRIRDKNILMYYENNTLLDSSWFTREALKCKPAPVS, from the exons ATGATAGCAGTGATTCAGCAGCAAACCAATTTGGCGAAGCTTCTTCAATACTTGG TTCTAACATATATCTCCAGCAACAGCTATTGTACCATCATCTATCACGATTCGATTATCACCAGTGGACAGCAAGAATGCAACCAGTATTGTGATTTTTTCGCAGCCGTCATTGCAGCACTTGAAGGATATCCTGTTATGTGGATTAGAACGGagaatgataaaaattatttacGCTTCAATGATGCAATCGAACATGGATGTCAG TCATACATTACCGTAACCCACGATTTGATGGACTTTATTAGACTTAAGCTGAAGGAAACCACCATGCAACGAATCCGtgacaaaaatattttgatgtaCTACGAAAACAATACACTTCTAGACAGCAGTTGGTTCACCAGGGAAGCCTTGAAATGCAAGCCAGCTCCGGTGTCTTAG